A single Musa acuminata AAA Group cultivar baxijiao chromosome BXJ2-1, Cavendish_Baxijiao_AAA, whole genome shotgun sequence DNA region contains:
- the LOC103984041 gene encoding uncharacterized protein LOC103984041 — protein MEGVGARLGRSSTRYGPATVFSGPVRKWKKRWVPLAHPSSSASSAASANGVRSHLLLYKWAPVSSPANGAPHPEEPPPRKFRFVPISVIEEQKQEAAEKLDDKNKPNEADPSSQPTQNDSSEKKPDMNDVAMEEAQASDKDDDINQTNLDLNLGLKATDGDLETKSRHTKQDEGDQLVKASTREGAAMKTTTNSETHKKLKRKAVTPDLEMKV, from the exons ATGGAGGGGGTGGGGGCCCGGCTGGGGCGGTCGTCGACCCGGTACGGGCCGGCGACGGTCTTCAGCGGACCGGTGAGGAAGTGGAAGAAGAGGTGGGTCCCCCTCGCCCACCCCAGTAGCAGCGCCTCCTCCGCCGCCAGCGCCAACGGTGTCCGCTCCCACCTCCTCCTCTACAAGTGGGCCCCTGTCTCCTCGCCCGCCAACGGCGCCCCCCATCCCGAGGAGCCGCCGCCCCGGAAGTTCCGATTCGTCCCG ATTTCTGTAATTGAAGAGCAAAAACAAGAGGCTGCTGAAAAGCTAGATGATAAGAATAAACCTAATGAAGCTGATCCTTCCTCACAGCCAACCCAGAATGATTCTTCTGAAAAAAAACCTGACATGAATGATGTTGCAATGGAAGAAGCTCAG GCTTCAGACAAGGATGATGATATCAACCAAACTAATTTGGACTTGAATCTGGGTTTGAAAGCTACTGATGGTGATCTGGAAACCAAATCCAGACACACCAAGCAGGATGAAGGTGATCAGCTGGTGAAAGCAAGCACACGCGAGGGAGCTGCGATGAAGACCACAACAAATTCTGAAACCCACAAGAAGTTGAAGAGGAAGGCCGTTACCCCTGACCTTGAAATGAAAGTATGA
- the LOC135583937 gene encoding protein RTF1 homolog — MADLENLLLQAAGRTGSGQKNNNSRPQSRWKRDNSYSDGSDSRDDDSDDPKYTKRKPSGSQVPLKKRFDPPEKDKRGGWRDGDNDDGGGRHSDDDSDSAPSVGSDLYKDDADKEELGKMSELDREMILAERSTKIDDYKLKKMARASSSKMEKSRKERSPPLPIRGRSSAQNDRTAAKSALNELRAKRMRQQDPEGYRSRLRDLTGEGAIGGFTLRDSSPSKRRNLGMAASPPSDISNEGESGGRADSDDDRFHEDKKMDDDLLEDLSPSRLDAPKFEDVKNITIRRSKLVKWFMEPFFEELISGCFVRLGIGKTRSGKPKYKLCLVRNVDATDPGKHYKLEHYTTYKWLNCIWGSDSSAARWQMAMVSDSPPLEDEFNEWKWQVENDGGRMPTHQEILDKKEEIQKINNFVYSAATVKQMLLEKKSASLRPVNIAAEKDRLRKEMEVAQSRRDEAEVERIRARLKELEDISRKTKQVDEKAVRLAEMNRRNRAENFKNASELKPVNTSLKAGEAGYDPFSRRWTRSMNYYVSKPGGDGNAAAANDDHEKPVVAGVANGVVTINGVEAGEAATAAALQAAAGAGKLVDTSAPVDHGTASNFLHNFELPISLAALQNFGGPQGVHLGLMARKQKIEATIGYKVPDNDGRRHPLTLTVSDYKRRRGLL; from the coding sequence ATGGCCGATTTGGAGAACTTGCTATTGCAGGCAGCAGGGAGAACTGGATCTGGTCAGAAAAACAATAATTCACGCCCACAGTCAAGATGGAAGCGAGACAACTCTTATTCCGATGGAAGTGATTCAAGGGACGACGACTCTGATGATCCCAAGTACACTAAAAGAAAGCCTTCTGGATCTCAGGTTCCACTAAAGAAGAGGTTTGATCCACCTGAGAAGGACAAGAGGGGCGGCTGGAGGGATGGTGACAACGATGACGGTGGTGGCAGGCACAGCGATGATGACTCTGACAGTGCCCCTTCAGTTGGGAGTGATCTTTACAAGGATGATGCGGATAAAGAAGAACTGGGGAAGATGTCTGAATTAGACAGGGAGATGATATTGGCTGAGAGGAGTACAAAGATagatgattacaagttaaagaagaTGGCACGAGCATCATCATCAAAGATGGAGAAGAGTCGAAAGGAGAGGTCTCCCCCTCTGCCGATCCGTGGACGCTCATCAGCCCAGAACGACAGGACAGCTGCCAAGAGTGCTTTGAATGAACTAAGAGCCAAGAGAATGAGACAACAAGATCCAGAGGGTTATCGCAGCCGGTTGAGGGATTTGACCGGAGAGGGAGCCATTGGTGGCTTCACCCTCCGTGATTCTTCTCCCTCCAAACGCAGAAATCTTGGCATGGCTGCTAGTCCACCTAGTGATATTAGCAACGAAGGTGAGAGTGGAGGCAGAGCTGATAGTGATGATGATAGGTTCCATGAGGACAAAAAAATGGATGATGATTTGTTAGAGGATCTGTCGCCATCTAGATTAGATGCACCTAAGTTTGAGGATGTTAAAAACATAACAATTAGAAGGTCAAAGTTGGTTAAGTGGTTCATGGAACCCTTCTTTGAAGAGCTCATTTCTGGGTGCTTTGTCCGGCTTGGCATTGGGAAGACACGATCTGGGAAACCCAAATATAAGTTATGCTTGGTCCGGAACGTGGACGCAACCGACCCTGGGAAACACTACAAGCTGGAACATTACACTACGTATAAGTGGTTGAATTGCATCTGGGGTAGTGACTCCTCGGCAGCTAGGTGGCAGATGGCTATGGTCTCAGATTCTCCACCATTAGAAGATGAATTCAACGAATGGAAATGGCAGGTGGAGAATGATGGTGGCCGGATGCCAACCCATCAGGAGATTCTTGATAAGAAGGAAGAAATTCAGAAGATAAACAATTTTGTGTATTCAGCAGCTACTGTAAAGCAGATGCTGCTAGAGAAGAAGTCGGCCTCCCTGAGACCAGTAAATATTGCTGCTGAGAAGGATCGGCTGAGGAAGGAGATGGAAGTGGCACAGAGCAGGCGAGATGAAGCAGAGGTGGAGAGGATTAGAGCAAGGTTGAAGGAGTTAGAGGACATTTCTCGGAAGACAAAGCAGGTTGATGAAAAGGCTGTTAGATTGGCAGAGATGAATAGGAGGAACCGAGCTGAGAACTTTAAGAATGCTTCAGAGTTGAAACCAGTCAACACGAGCTTGAAGGCTGGGGAGGCTGGTTATGATCCATTTTCAAGGAGGTGGACAAGGTCAATGAACTATTATGTCTCGAAGCCTGGGGGCGATGGTAATGCAGCAGCTGCAAATGATGATCATGAGAAACCTGTGGTGGCAGGAGTTGCAAAtggggtagtgacaataaatgggGTGGAGGCTGGTGAGGCAGCAACTGCAGCAGCTCTGCAAGCTGCAGCTGGTGCAGGCAAGTTGGTAGATACTAGTGCACCTGTAGACCATGGAACAGCATCGAACTTTCTGCACAACTTCGAGCTGCCAATCTCTTTAGCTGCCTTGCAGAATTTTGGGGGCCCTCAGGGTGTGCATTTGGGGTTGATGGCAAGGAAGCAGAAGATTGAGGCGACCATTGGGTACAAGGTGCCTGATAATGATGGGAGGAGGCATCCCTTGACTCTGACAGTCAGTGATTATAAGCGTAGGAGGGGTCTTCTTTGA